A segment of the Verrucomicrobiota bacterium genome:
ACGAAATTCTGCGCGCATGAATCGGCTCGCGTTGTTCTGCGGACTCGGATTCGCCGCGTCGTTCGCTTCAGCCGCCTCCGCGACGGCAACGAAGCCGCCGGCGTCGCCGGATAAGCCGGTCAGCTTCGTCAACGACGTGCTGCCCGTGTTGGGCAAGGCCGGATGCAACGCCGGC
Coding sequences within it:
- a CDS encoding S-layer protein, which encodes MNRLALFCGLGFAASFASAASATATKPPASPDKPVSFVNDVLPVLGKAGCNAGTCHAKADGKGGFKLSVFAYDPRADFYNITRAARG